A region from the Triticum urartu cultivar G1812 chromosome 1, Tu2.1, whole genome shotgun sequence genome encodes:
- the LOC125513816 gene encoding transcription factor MYBS2-like: MEEEGARKAVLFRLFGVEVRGAEEEDDAEPMELKKSTSMPNLACASNSPPLLLPGEASHDKGYASDDGELASTPQLKRRRRKAQERKKGIPWTEEEHRKFLEGLKQLGKGDWRGISKNFVTTRTATQVASHAQKYFLRQTNPGKKKRRASLFDVGIPAAHSYDDQLPSPQSVGTKLAPAEKILHTDRGDVPLPSYPGGIRGSNNNMQMQADELTDRVKKRSKFPTGTSLAAMAASGLELAMSSSASSILELSIAPPRCYGAVDAIKVL, encoded by the exons ATGGAGGAGGAGGGCGCGAGGAAGGCGGTGCTCTTCCGGCTGTTCGGCGTCGAGGTCCGCGgcgcggaggaggaggatgacgcGGAGCCCATGGAGCTCAAGAAGAGCACCAGCATGCCCAACCTCGCCTGCGCCTCCAACAGCCCGCCGCTTCTCCTGCCCGGCGAGGCCAGCCACGACAAGGGCTACGCCTCCGACGACGGCGAGCTGGCGTCCACGCCGCAGCTCAagcgccgccgccgcaaggccCAGGAGCGCAAGAAAG GGATTCCGTGGACCGAGGAGGAGCACAGGAAGTTCTTGGAGGGTCTGAAGCAGCTGGGCAAGGGGGACTGGAGAGGCATCTCCAAGAACTTCGTCACCACCAGGACGGCCACGCAGGTGGCCAGCCACGCCCAGAAGTACTTCCTCCGGCAGACCAACCCCGGCAAGAAGAAGCGCCGGGCCAGCCTCTTCGACGTCGGCATCCCCGCTGCCCACAGCTACGACGATCAG CTGCCAAGTCCTCAGAGCGTTGGAACCAAGCTTGCTCCTGCTGAGAAGATACTCCACACAGACCGCGGCGACGTGCCG CTACCAAGTTATCCTGGAGGCATCAGGGGCAGCAACAACAACATGCAGATGCAG GCTGATGAGCTAACTGACCGTGTGAAGAAGAGATCAAAGTTCCCCACCGGGACGTCGCTGGCCGCCATGGCTGCCTCCGGGCTGGAGCTGGCAATGTCTTCGTCTGCCAGCAGCATCCTGGAGCTCAGCATCGCGCCTCCTCGCTGCTACGGCGCGGTCGACGCCATCAAGGTGCTGTGA
- the LOC125513807 gene encoding phosphatidylglycerophosphate phosphatase PTPMT2-like — translation MRIEELPGDAGGGGGGGGAGELQLRREDGGADGCELKLRGEDGVVAAAGEEEKGEGAGRVKRAAVGVGARMLFYPTLVYNVVRNQCESHFHWWDQVDEHVLLGAVPFPSDVLRLQKLGVCGVVTLNESYERLVSKSLYEAHGIENLVLPTRDYLYAPSFDNLCKAADFIHRNASCGKLTYVHCKAGRGRSTTVVLCYLVQYKQMTPAGAFEHVRSCRPRVLLASAQWKAVQEFYQLRVKKIQGSSCIDSPIVKKVPCPSPVLLATRNLITFDEKTFVMVSESDLEGYNADALAVNVGSGLWEISLVYRVQFASQAAFAGFSYLWLQCRAHKDTEALTESIGSESCSLEAEQPANGHHCLLQGVVVNP, via the exons ATGCGAATCGAGGAGCTCCCCGGCGATGCGGGTGGCGGGGGTGGAGGCGGAGGGGCGGGGGAGCTGCAGCTGCGTCGGGAGGACGGCGGGGCCGATGGTTGTGAGCTGAAGCTGCGTGGCGAGGATGGCGTTGTCGCCGCGGCGggggaggaggagaagggagaGGGTGCGGGTAGGGTGAAGCGCGCGGCGGTGGGCGTCGGCGCACGGATGCTGTTCTACCCGACGCTGGTGTACAACGTCGTGAGGAACCAATGCGAGTCTCACTTCCACTGGTGGGATCAGGTCGACGAG CATGTGCTGCTGGGTGCTGTTCCATTCCCGAGCGATGTTTTGAGGCTGCAGAAGCTTGGAGTTTGTGGTGTGGTCACACTAAACGAATCATATGAGAGGCTTGTTTCCAAGTCACTGTACGAG GCTCATGGGATTGAAAACCTGGTGCTACCAACTAGAGATTACCTTTATGCGCCATCATTTGACAACCTTTGCAAGGCTGCTGACTTCATCCACA GAAATGCTTCATGTGGTAAGCTGACTTATGTTCACTGCAAAGCTGGACGGGGACGTAGCACCACCGTTGTTCTTTGCTACTTG GTGCAATACAAACAAATGACACCTGCTGGAGCTTTTGAACATGTTCGGTCATGCAGGCCAAGGGTGTTATTGGCTTCCGCACAATGGAAA GCTGTCCAGGAATTCTACCAGCTTAGAGTGAAGAAAATTCAGGGCTCCAGTTGCATCGACAGCCCAATCGTTAAAAAGGTTCCATGTCCATCTCCGGTGTTGCTTGCTACTCGGAACCTCATCACTTTTGATGAGAAGACGTTCGTGATGGTCTCAGAATCAGACCTTGAAGGGTATAATGCGGATGCCTTGGCAGTTAATGTGGGAAGTGGTTTGTGGGAAATAAGCTTAGTATACCGTGTTCAGTTTGCCAGCCAGGCAGCATTTGCAGGGTTTTCATACCTGTGGTTGCAGTGCCGCGCCCACAAGGACACAGAGGCACTTACTGAGAGCATCGGTAGTGAGAGCTGCTCGCTGGAGGCGGAGCAGCCTGCGAATGGTCACCACTGTCTACTTCAAGGTGTCGTGGTTAATCCGTGA